The following nucleotide sequence is from Azospirillum brasilense.
TCAGCCGGACTTCAAGCGTCTGCCCGGCCGCCATGCGCTCCACCGACAACTTGGTCTTGACGAAGGTTAACGGGCACACCTCGCTGGTGATGTCCAAAAACAAATCCGGAGATTTTTTTTCGTACACTGCTTCCTCTTTAAGAGCAAAGGATGGATATTGCACGCGGCCACAAACCTCTTTATATGGAGAGGAACGCCAAGCTGCGGAGCAAGCTTACATGAGCAATGGTAACCCTTCCAACGCGCTGTTGTCTCTGACCACGGAGATCGTGGCGGCGCATGTCTCGAACAATACAGTCGCTCTCGGCGATCTTCCGACGCTGATTGAGCAGGTGTACAAGTCACTCGCGAATGTCGGGACCGAGCCGGTTGCGACTGAGGAGCGTCCGCAGCCCGCGGTGCCCATCAAGAAGTCCGTCACTCCCGACTACATTGTATGCCTGGAGGATGGCAAGAAGCTGAAGATGCTGAAGCGCCATCTGAAGACGGCCTACGACATGTCGCCGGAGGAATACCGCGACCGCTGGGGCCTGCCGGCCGACTATCCGATGGTCGCCCCGAACTACGCCCGCCAGCGCAGCTCGCTGGCCAAGCAGATCGGTCTCGGCACCCGCGCCCGCCGCGGCGCGGCCTAAGGTCCATCGGGCTTGTGCGTTGGTGTCCGGCGGACCGCCGCTGTTCGGTCCGCCCCGGAACCCCATCGCCCGGATGTGACCGTTTCTTCCTTCCCGCGTGATCATTTGCCGTCCCGCCTTGCCGCCGTCCCCGTTCGTCGGGGCCGGACCTTGTGGCTTGCCCGGAGTCCGGGCTTGCCGGGGGCGGGTTCGTCACGTCGCGGTTGACCGGCAACCGGCCATTCGTGTTATCCCTGTTCCGTGCCCGACGGGGCTCCGGAAGGAGAACCGGCGGTTGCCGCGACCCGAACAACGCCAGCGAAGCGTCGAGTATGGCTGATACAGGCACGGACCAGGGCAGCTCTTCGGATCTGCGCATGGGCTCCCTCGAAGTGCGGCTGGCCGAAAGCGCCGCCGAGATCGATTGGGCGCAGGCGCTGCGCTACCGCGTCTTCTACGAGGAGATGTCGGCGGTGCCGTCGCCGGACATGGCCGCGCGCCATCGCGACTTCGACGATTTCGACACCATCTGCGACCATCTGCTGGTCATCGACCACGCCCGCGGCGACGGACCGGAGTCCGTGGTCGGCACCTACCGGCTGATCCGCCGCCCGGCGGCGGCCAAGGCCGGGCGCTTCTATTCCAGCGACGAATACGACATCGGGCGGCTGCTCAGCTATCCGGGGGAGATCCTGGAGCTCGGGCGGTCCTGCGTCGACGCCGCCTACCGCACGCGCGGCAGCAGCATGCAGCTGCTGTGGCGCGGCATCGCGGCCTACGTCTTCCACCACGACATCGCGGTGATGTTCGGCTGCGCCAGCCTGCCGGGCACCGACCCGGTGGCGATGGCCGAACCGCTCGCCTACCTGCATCACTTCCATCTGGCCCCGGAGGAGTTGCGCCCCGTGGCGCTGCCGGAACGCTATGTCGGCATGGATCTGATGCCCCGCGACCAGATCGATCCGAAGCGCGCGCTGACCGTTCTGCCGCCGCTGATCAAGGGCTATCTGCGGCTGGGCGGCTTCATTGGCGACGGTGCGGTGATCGATCACCAGTTCAACACCACCGACGTGTCGATCGTGGTGAAGACCGACCTGATCACCAACAAGTATTCCAAGCATTACGAGCGGCGCAGCCGCGACGCCCAGATCGCGTGATCCGCGATTGCATCAGGAGACGGGTCGCATGACGGCGGTGGATGCAACCGGTGCGCGTGCCCTGGGGTCGCCGGTGCGGGGCGGGCTTCGTCTGGCCGTCTATCTGCTGTGGACGCTCCTGCTGGTCCCTGTGCAGGCGCTGGCCGTCGCTGTGCGCTCGCCGCTGCGCTTCCGGATACCGCGGTTCTACCACCGGGTCTGCGCCGCCATCCTGGGCATTGGCGTCGTGGTGCGCGGCGAGCGCGCGGCAAACGGGCCGGTGCTGTTCGTCTCCAACCATTCCTCCTACCTCGACATCACGGTGCTGGGGTCGGTCATTCCGGGCTCCTTCGTGGCGAAGAGCGAGGTCGCCGGCTGGCCCTTCTTCGGGGCGCTGGCGAAGCTCCAGCAGACCGTCTTCGTGGAGCGCAAGGCCCGCTCCGGGGTGGAGAAGCAGCGCGACGAGCTGGGCGCCCGGCTGGACGCCGGCGACAGCCTGATCCTGTTCCCCGAGGGCACCTCCAGCGACGGCAACCGCACGCTCCCCTTCAAGACGGCGCTGTTCGCGGTGGCCGCCCGGCGCATCGGGGACCGGCCGCTGACCGTGCAGCCGGTCAGCATCGCGCCGACGCGGCTGGACGGCATCCCGATGGGGATCGCCTTCCGTCCCTGTTACGCGTGGTACGGCGACATGGATCTCGCCCCCCATCTGTGGACCGTCTTCACGCTGGGCCGCATGACGGTGGAGGTGGAGTTCCACCCCCCGGTGACCATCGACGGCTTCTCCAGCCGGAAGGCCCTGGCCGACCATTGCCAGCGCGCCGTGGCGCGTGGCGTGGAGCGCGCGGTGTCCGGAAAGCCGCTGCCCATCGTCATCCCGTGATGGAAACTTTCCACACCGCGGAATGGGCCGCGAAACGAATGATCGGCTCGCGGGCACGATTGACTCGTTTTCCCGCAGTCGTGCTACCATATCGGCTGGGTGCGATGCCGCGACGCGGCGGGTCGCGCGCCGGATTGCGCCGCCTGGACCGGTGCCGTCCAGGCGCGCGTTTTTGCATTGGTCGAGATCGCGGCTGGCCAAGATACAATTGGCCGAATTCGCGTTTGGTCCGGATCGTTCAGCGCTGTGGAAGGGATCGTTGAGTAAGAAGCTCTTCATCAAGACCTGGGGTTGCCAGATGAATGTCTACGACTCCGCCCGCATGGCGGATGTCCTGGCACCCCTGGGATACCGGCCGGTGGACGAGCCGGACGGCGCCGACATGGTGATCCTCAACACCTGCCACATCCGCGAAAAGGCCTCTGAGAAGGTGTTCTCGGAACTGGGCCGCCTGCGCCAGCTCAAGGACGTCAAGGCCGAGGTCGGCGACGGCCGGATGATCGTCGCCGTGGCCGGCTGTGTCGCCCAGGCCGAGGGCGAGGAGATCGTCGCCCGCGCGCCCTTCGTGGACATGGTGTTCGGGCCGCAGACCTATCACACCCTGCCGGAAATGGTGGCAAAGGCCAGCCGCAAGGCAGGCAGCGTGCTCAACACCGACTTCCCCGTGGAGTCCAAGTTCGACTTCCTGCCGGACGAGAGCGCCAACCAGGGAGTCTCCGCCTTCCTGGCGGTGCAGGAGGGTTGCGACAAGTTCTGCACCTTCTGCGTGGTGCCCTACACCCGCGGCGCCGAGTTCTCGCGGCCCGGCGCCCAGATCGTGGCGGAGGCCCGGCGCCTCGTCGCCGGCGGCACGCGGGAGATCAACCTGCTCGGCCAGAACGTCAACGCCTGGCACGGGGAAGGGCCGGACGGCACCACCTGGGGCCTCGGACGGCTGGTCCGCGAACTGGCGGACATCGACGGGCTGGAGCGCATCCGCTACACCACCTCGCACCCGCGCGACATGGAGGACGACCTCATCCGCGCCCACGCCGAGGTGCCGCAGCTCATGCCCTACCTGCATCTTCCGGTGCAGGCGGGGTCGGACCGCGTGCTGGCGGCGATGAACCGCAAGCACACGGCGGACGACTACCGCCGCATCGTCGACCGGCTGCGCGCCGCCAAGCCGGACCTGGCGCTGTCGGGCGACTTCATCGTCGGCTTCCCCGGCGAGAGCGACGCCGACTTCGCGGCGACCCTGCGCCTCGTCACCGACGTCGGCTACGCCCAGGCCTATTCGTTCAAGTACAGCGCGCGTCCCGGCACCCCGGCGGCGCTGGAGCACGGCCAGCTGCCGGAGGACGTCAAGGACGCCCGTCTGGCCGCGCTCCAGCAGTTGCTGAACGCGCAGCAGCAGGCCTTCAATGAGAGCTTCGTCGGGCGCACCGTGCCGGTCCTGTTCGACCGCGTCGGCAAGCGCGCCGGCCAGCTCCTCGGCAAGAGCCCCTATCTGCAGTCGGTGCACGCCGACGCCAACGAGCGGCTGCTCGGCCGCATCGTCGAGGTGCGCATCGACGCCGCCCATCCGAACAGCCTTGCCGGCAGCGTGGCGACCGGTGAATACCGCAGCTCCGCCACCGGCACGCAACCCGTGGAGGCGACCGTTTGAACGGCTTGCCCGATCAGCGCCCTGACCCGCGCTCCGATCAACGCCCAGATCAACGGATTGATCTGAACTTCGACGACAACCGGCTACTGCCGATGCTGTACGGGGAGCATGACCGCCACCTCGCCCGCATCGAGAACCAGCTGGGCGTTTCCCTGATTTCCCGCGGCAACATGCTGACCATCGCCGGTCCGGCGGAATCGTCGGAAGCCGCGCGTTCGGCCATCGACGCCCTCTATGAGCGGCTGAAGCGCGGCATGACCGTCGGCACCGGCGAGGTGGACGCCGCCGTCCGCATGGCGACCGGCGTGGGCGGTGCCGTGCGCGACCAGAATCTGGCGACGCTCAGCCGTGGCGAGGTCGCGGTGCGCACCCGCCGCAAGGGCGCCATCACCCCGCGTTCCCCCATGCAGGCGGCCTATCTCCAAGCTCTGGCGGAAAGCGAGATGGTCTTCGGGCTCGGCCCGGCCGGCACCGGCAAGACCTACCTCGCCGTTGCGCAGGCGGTGGCGCTGCTGACCACCGGTCAGGTCGACCGCATCATCCTCTCGCGCCCCGCCGTCGAGGCGGGGGAGCGGCTGGGCTTCCTGCCCGGCGACCTCAAGGAGAAGGTGGACCCCTATCTGCGCCCGCTCTACGACGCGCTGCACGACATGCTGCCTGCGGAGCAGGTGAAGAAGCGGCTGGAGTCCGGCGAGATCGAGATCGCGCCGCTCGCCTTCATGCGCGGCCGCACGCTCGCCAACGCCTTCGTCATCCTGGACGAGGCGCAGAACACCACGCCCATGCAGATGAAGATGTTCCTCACCCGCCTGGGCGAGGGGGGCCGCATGGCGGTCACCGGCGACATCTCCCAGACCGACCTGCCGGCCGGCGCCAAGTCCGGCCTGCGCGAGGCGCTGGACATCCTGGAGGGGGTGGAGGGCATCCGCTTCGTCCAGTTCACCGCCGCCGACGTGGTGCGCCACCCGCTGGTCGCGCGCATCATCCGCGCCTATGACCGTGCCGAGGGCGCCCGCGCCGAAAGCGACCGCACCGATGGCCGGCGCAAGCCCGCCCCCCGGCAGGCCGCCGTCGTGGACGACGAGCCGGACGCGGAG
It contains:
- a CDS encoding sulfurtransferase TusA family protein, yielding MQYPSFALKEEAVYEKKSPDLFLDITSEVCPLTFVKTKLSVERMAAGQTLEVRLNAGEPLENVPRSLAELGHSILAVTPENPDEPDGVHRLWIQKG
- a CDS encoding MucR family transcriptional regulator; the protein is MSNGNPSNALLSLTTEIVAAHVSNNTVALGDLPTLIEQVYKSLANVGTEPVATEERPQPAVPIKKSVTPDYIVCLEDGKKLKMLKRHLKTAYDMSPEEYRDRWGLPADYPMVAPNYARQRSSLAKQIGLGTRARRGAA
- a CDS encoding GNAT family N-acetyltransferase, with protein sequence MADTGTDQGSSSDLRMGSLEVRLAESAAEIDWAQALRYRVFYEEMSAVPSPDMAARHRDFDDFDTICDHLLVIDHARGDGPESVVGTYRLIRRPAAAKAGRFYSSDEYDIGRLLSYPGEILELGRSCVDAAYRTRGSSMQLLWRGIAAYVFHHDIAVMFGCASLPGTDPVAMAEPLAYLHHFHLAPEELRPVALPERYVGMDLMPRDQIDPKRALTVLPPLIKGYLRLGGFIGDGAVIDHQFNTTDVSIVVKTDLITNKYSKHYERRSRDAQIA
- a CDS encoding lysophospholipid acyltransferase family protein, encoding MTAVDATGARALGSPVRGGLRLAVYLLWTLLLVPVQALAVAVRSPLRFRIPRFYHRVCAAILGIGVVVRGERAANGPVLFVSNHSSYLDITVLGSVIPGSFVAKSEVAGWPFFGALAKLQQTVFVERKARSGVEKQRDELGARLDAGDSLILFPEGTSSDGNRTLPFKTALFAVAARRIGDRPLTVQPVSIAPTRLDGIPMGIAFRPCYAWYGDMDLAPHLWTVFTLGRMTVEVEFHPPVTIDGFSSRKALADHCQRAVARGVERAVSGKPLPIVIP
- the miaB gene encoding tRNA (N6-isopentenyl adenosine(37)-C2)-methylthiotransferase MiaB codes for the protein MSKKLFIKTWGCQMNVYDSARMADVLAPLGYRPVDEPDGADMVILNTCHIREKASEKVFSELGRLRQLKDVKAEVGDGRMIVAVAGCVAQAEGEEIVARAPFVDMVFGPQTYHTLPEMVAKASRKAGSVLNTDFPVESKFDFLPDESANQGVSAFLAVQEGCDKFCTFCVVPYTRGAEFSRPGAQIVAEARRLVAGGTREINLLGQNVNAWHGEGPDGTTWGLGRLVRELADIDGLERIRYTTSHPRDMEDDLIRAHAEVPQLMPYLHLPVQAGSDRVLAAMNRKHTADDYRRIVDRLRAAKPDLALSGDFIVGFPGESDADFAATLRLVTDVGYAQAYSFKYSARPGTPAALEHGQLPEDVKDARLAALQQLLNAQQQAFNESFVGRTVPVLFDRVGKRAGQLLGKSPYLQSVHADANERLLGRIVEVRIDAAHPNSLAGSVATGEYRSSATGTQPVEATV
- a CDS encoding PhoH family protein; amino-acid sequence: MPDQRPDPRSDQRPDQRIDLNFDDNRLLPMLYGEHDRHLARIENQLGVSLISRGNMLTIAGPAESSEAARSAIDALYERLKRGMTVGTGEVDAAVRMATGVGGAVRDQNLATLSRGEVAVRTRRKGAITPRSPMQAAYLQALAESEMVFGLGPAGTGKTYLAVAQAVALLTTGQVDRIILSRPAVEAGERLGFLPGDLKEKVDPYLRPLYDALHDMLPAEQVKKRLESGEIEIAPLAFMRGRTLANAFVILDEAQNTTPMQMKMFLTRLGEGGRMAVTGDISQTDLPAGAKSGLREALDILEGVEGIRFVQFTAADVVRHPLVARIIRAYDRAEGARAESDRTDGRRKPAPRQAAVVDDEPDAEGTP